DNA sequence from the Candidatus Obscuribacterales bacterium genome:
TGTCTGCGCGCTATGGATACCGTGGCCCGCATTGGTGGCGACGAATTTGCCATACTGCTAGACGATGTGACCGATGTGACTATGTCCTGCCGCACCGCTGAGCGCATCTTAGACGAACTAAAAAAGCCCTTCACCATGAGCGATCGCGAGCTTGTAATCACAGCCAGTATTGGCATTGTGATGAGTTCAATCCCCTACGAAGATCCTGTCGATCTACTGCGTAACGCCGATATCGCCATGTACCGGGTCAAGGCGCGGGGGCGGGGCGACTACGAATTGTTCGATACGGTCATGCACATTCAGGCCCGAGAGATGATGGAGCGCGAGCATGACCTGCGCTATGCCATGACCCACAACGAACTCCAGGTGCATTACCAACCCATTGTCTCGTTGGCCACCCACGAAGTCACTAGCCTCGAAGCCCTGGTGCGCTGGCAAAAGCCCAGCGGAACGATGGTACATCCTGACCAGTTCATTCACCTGGCCGAAGAGATAGGGATCATCACCACCATCGACCAATGGGTGTTGCGCCAAGCCTGCCTACAGATGCAAACCTGGCAACAGCGAGGGCTTGGGAACTGGGTTTGGGCTGAGGGCCGCCTGGTGAGCCAGATCAACCGCCCCGTCCCACCCCTGACGATGTCCATCAACGTCAACCTGTCGAGCAAACACTTTGCCCAAAAAAATTTGGTAGATACCGTTGCCCGTATCTTGCAAGACACGGGGCTGAGCGGCCACTATTTAAAGCTAGAAATTACCGAAAGCGTGTTGATTGAAAACGCCAAAGAAGCAACCGCCATAATCAAGCAGCTTAAGCAGCTCAATGTCCAAATCTGCCTAGATGATTTTGGCACCGGCTATTCGTCGTTTAGCTACCTCCACCAGTTCCCAATCGATATCG
Encoded proteins:
- a CDS encoding bifunctional diguanylate cyclase/phosphodiesterase, which gives rise to CLRAMDTVARIGGDEFAILLDDVTDVTMSCRTAERILDELKKPFTMSDRELVITASIGIVMSSIPYEDPVDLLRNADIAMYRVKARGRGDYELFDTVMHIQAREMMEREHDLRYAMTHNELQVHYQPIVSLATHEVTSLEALVRWQKPSGTMVHPDQFIHLAEEIGIITTIDQWVLRQACLQMQTWQQRGLGNWVWAEGRLVSQINRPVPPLTMSINVNLSSKHFAQKNLVDTVARILQDTGLSGHYLKLEITESVLIENAKEATAIIKQLKQLNVQICLDDFGTGYSSFSYLHQFPIDIVKIDRSFVQAIDTNPERLEIVRAMIGLCHTLGMAVTAEGIETSKQLNILREMGCEYGQGYLFSRAVDGAILTEGLELPLDGQ